A stretch of Lysinibacillus agricola DNA encodes these proteins:
- a CDS encoding lantibiotic dehydratase: MCDVIARLSGLPIDGLEQFIAKESIEFIKKRQYVNFQCEKLADELNERIYTLVPGILRKDSKRTLLKIKRRISMGSILKTEDIHILEQYKICSLKITEYNVWAQEKEYNLSLQKARAMEIDTANVTSEIKKVSSSQVLQNGLLYSSLTTLDMTQQYIDGKDYSNKAIRRIESTLIRYLTRIMTKTSPFSSFTIISGINVSENHTKVNNNEDSIQSTVYLNPIISYTLLNHFYTKPFLYNVPVVINPNIYFSQDKIYIFTKTVDISNGGIRNPEHQYSLPNSTTIQFIIHLLYENTQLSVREIQQLLKSRSKNSEKLIINLIKIGLLKPAIHTEEFRIDLLHTFLKDPSLNSFSSLIQSLTKLNDYLKAYSRQFYDVHKRIQIEKLTEEEIKRLYQELSITNPIPNPVFIEICYRTNEIQISTNTLSSMQLSLQKFSKSCIVFDPFFSVRETQKEFYKRNFHNKSCVLIEFYNKWSSFVEENDSFNQNSKSISPLNLLREKLISYNPYQLESIEQHHHIQNEIYKKIITSQIQKDIDISPLLHGNSHTRNTENISILGQVQEDSTIKIVINKITDGNGQMFSRFLEHLPSKNIERIKKINQIKQTKGTITDIHAFFGFAGDSRPVLTDKVICYPGSHLTKEADNISIFDLEIVLDEAEDILQLKRKSSGEIINPKYLGFMTPFLLPPLARFLALFNSLSQLITNPINIFINRLIQLCDDHVMRIPRILYGTDIILSRQTWIIPQSAYPIPKAPLNDLDYMEFLLEWVNTHDMGYHFFIEKREDLEPNTQIKNRNIADKPQYIDIRIYHHLRELKKIFKESTHYVIIEEVYPEIGKGYPYFNKQKTTEFVFEISPKERY, encoded by the coding sequence TTGTGTGATGTAATAGCAAGACTATCTGGATTACCCATCGATGGTTTAGAACAGTTTATTGCAAAAGAATCTATTGAATTTATAAAGAAACGACAGTATGTCAATTTCCAATGCGAAAAACTAGCAGATGAATTAAATGAGAGGATATATACCCTTGTACCTGGAATCCTACGAAAGGATTCCAAGCGAACACTCCTTAAAATTAAAAGAAGAATTTCAATGGGAAGTATATTAAAAACTGAGGATATTCATATTTTAGAACAATATAAAATATGTTCACTGAAAATAACTGAATATAACGTGTGGGCACAAGAAAAGGAATATAATCTTTCGCTTCAAAAAGCAAGAGCTATGGAAATAGATACAGCAAATGTTACTTCTGAAATCAAAAAAGTATCTTCATCACAAGTCCTACAAAATGGATTACTCTATTCGAGTCTTACAACACTTGACATGACTCAACAATATATTGATGGAAAAGATTATAGCAATAAGGCAATTCGCCGTATTGAGTCAACATTAATCAGATATTTGACAAGAATAATGACTAAAACAAGCCCTTTCAGTTCATTTACCATTATAAGTGGCATAAATGTTTCCGAAAATCATACAAAGGTCAACAATAATGAGGATTCTATACAAAGTACTGTCTATTTGAATCCAATAATTTCATATACTTTACTAAATCATTTTTATACTAAACCTTTTTTATATAATGTGCCTGTTGTAATCAATCCGAATATATATTTTAGTCAAGATAAGATTTATATTTTCACAAAAACAGTTGACATTAGTAATGGAGGAATTAGAAATCCTGAACATCAATATTCGCTTCCAAACTCTACGACGATTCAATTTATTATTCATTTACTTTATGAAAATACACAACTATCAGTTAGGGAGATTCAGCAACTATTAAAATCACGTAGTAAAAACAGTGAAAAACTAATTATTAACTTAATAAAAATTGGGTTATTAAAACCAGCCATACACACAGAAGAATTTCGTATAGATTTATTACATACATTCTTAAAGGACCCTAGTTTAAATAGTTTTTCATCCTTAATTCAGTCTTTGACAAAGCTTAATGACTATTTAAAAGCCTATTCAAGACAATTCTATGATGTTCACAAGCGTATCCAAATAGAAAAACTAACCGAGGAGGAAATAAAGCGTTTATACCAAGAATTATCTATAACCAATCCAATTCCTAACCCGGTATTTATTGAAATTTGTTATCGGACTAACGAAATCCAGATAAGCACCAATACACTGAGCAGTATGCAACTTTCCCTACAAAAGTTCTCAAAATCATGTATTGTGTTTGATCCTTTTTTTAGCGTGAGGGAGACCCAAAAAGAGTTTTATAAAAGAAATTTTCATAATAAGTCCTGTGTTTTAATTGAATTTTATAATAAATGGAGTTCATTCGTGGAAGAAAATGATTCATTCAATCAAAATAGTAAAAGTATATCACCTTTGAATCTGTTACGAGAAAAATTAATATCATATAATCCATATCAACTAGAATCTATCGAGCAACATCACCATATTCAGAATGAGATTTACAAGAAAATAATTACAAGCCAGATACAAAAAGATATTGATATTTCACCATTACTCCATGGTAATAGTCACACGCGAAACACCGAAAACATTAGTATTTTGGGACAAGTACAAGAAGATAGCACTATTAAAATTGTCATAAATAAAATTACGGACGGTAATGGTCAAATGTTTAGTAGATTTCTAGAACATTTACCTTCAAAAAATATTGAGCGAATCAAAAAAATCAATCAAATAAAACAAACAAAAGGAACAATTACAGATATTCATGCTTTTTTTGGGTTTGCTGGGGATAGTCGCCCTGTACTCACAGATAAAGTTATCTGTTACCCTGGGTCCCATTTAACAAAGGAGGCAGATAACATATCAATCTTTGATTTGGAAATAGTGTTGGATGAAGCAGAGGATATATTGCAATTAAAAAGAAAATCTTCAGGAGAAATCATAAACCCTAAATATTTAGGCTTTATGACACCTTTCCTATTGCCTCCTCTAGCAAGGTTTTTAGCGTTGTTTAATTCTTTATCACAATTAATCACTAATCCTATTAATATATTTATAAATCGGCTCATCCAATTATGCGATGATCATGTGATGCGTATACCACGTATCTTGTATGGAACTGATATTATCTTGTCACGCCAAACTTGGATAATTCCCCAAAGCGCATATCCAATTCCTAAAGCACCATTGAATGATTTGGACTATATGGAATTCTTACTAGAATGGGTTAATACTCATGATATGGGTTATCATTTTTTTATAGAAAAAAGGGAGGATTTGGAGCCAAATACACAAATAAAGAATAGAAATATTGCCGACAAACCGCAATATATAGACATAAGAATCTATCACCATTTAAGAGAGTTGAAGAAAATATTTAAGGAATCCACCCACTATGTGATTATTGAGGAAGTATATCCAGAAATCGGTAAAGGATATCCTTATTTTAATAAGCAAAAGACTACTGAATTCGTTTTCGAAATTTCTCCAAAGGAGCGATATTAA
- a CDS encoding thiopeptide-type bacteriocin has translation MKKHAEYLFEALDEEALEEDISIEVMDISDSLGLPDMAASKGTTVCCSCCVVCCCCGTE, from the coding sequence ATGAAAAAACATGCTGAATATTTATTTGAAGCGCTAGATGAAGAAGCTTTAGAGGAAGATATCTCCATTGAAGTAATGGATATTTCAGATTCTCTTGGATTGCCAGATATGGCTGCATCTAAGGGAACGACTGTATGCTGTAGTTGTTGTGTTGTTTGTTGTTGCTGTGGTACTGAATAA
- a CDS encoding TOMM precursor leader peptide-binding protein: MQAVNGYGELFDLLSKKINESYGALQNTSSKGVIVVHDDKDIERDIIWQKKSHADGKWIYRVFIDGGAVFLGPIIFPNESGCYECLQIRIDSASKKIRGIDQTDQKHNRLRNNQSIITPLLVDTLLHIILHDLDNNNSGRSVCHTDSVLSVKKYKVIDGQTLACYNHSFLASPDCTACAHPFYDYRRESYVKLLPRRQISLEVPREPRELSLEKLEEIYYDPLSGVISLKQRWFSEIELGFTTVEIPTNSHREIGVGRTDSFELNDKVAILEALERAGGRPSKKTKENHAYKDIVEMAINPSDFILHHPKQYLEPNMELVPYNEDLTIPWVWAYSFKKDDTVLIPEQIAYYRLSKQERFLYEISNGCALGSSLEEAILNGLFEIIERDTFLATWYGQLSTSQIDIQSLTDKESLGLINKIRSRGYQVYIFYITREVRVPSIWVLAVGEKKGLPKTHSAAAASLTAEVAIRNALFELLTMLPSAETDSINRHEEALEMLKNPLLVKQMDDHSLLYSLEESFYKFDFLFTDKNTLSIKDINRKSLDFQPENLTYNLQKIIDEIINLGHDVIIVQQTTPEQKILRFHTVKVLVPSLLPMTFGHQYRRIGNVERFKRLKEEYGGVIPDFNTVYPHPFP, encoded by the coding sequence ATGCAAGCAGTAAACGGATATGGGGAGCTATTTGATCTTCTTTCTAAAAAGATAAATGAGTCATATGGGGCATTGCAGAATACAAGTTCGAAAGGCGTTATTGTAGTTCATGATGATAAAGATATCGAAAGGGATATTATATGGCAAAAAAAATCCCATGCTGATGGGAAATGGATATATCGTGTATTTATTGATGGTGGTGCGGTTTTTTTAGGGCCTATTATTTTTCCAAATGAATCTGGCTGTTATGAATGCTTGCAAATTAGAATTGATAGTGCGTCGAAAAAAATAAGGGGCATAGATCAAACAGATCAAAAACATAACCGACTTAGAAATAATCAATCGATAATTACCCCTTTATTAGTAGATACACTACTTCATATTATTCTGCATGATTTAGATAACAATAATTCAGGGAGGAGTGTATGCCATACCGATTCAGTATTGTCAGTGAAAAAGTACAAGGTAATTGATGGACAAACTTTAGCGTGTTATAACCATTCCTTTTTAGCAAGTCCTGACTGCACTGCCTGTGCACATCCCTTCTACGATTATAGAAGGGAATCCTATGTAAAACTACTTCCAAGAAGACAAATTTCATTAGAAGTTCCTCGAGAACCTCGTGAATTGTCATTAGAAAAGTTAGAAGAAATATATTATGATCCACTGTCGGGCGTAATATCGTTAAAGCAAAGATGGTTTAGTGAAATTGAGCTAGGATTTACCACTGTTGAGATTCCAACCAATTCCCATAGAGAAATAGGTGTTGGGCGTACTGATTCATTTGAGTTAAATGATAAAGTTGCAATTCTAGAGGCTTTGGAGAGGGCCGGTGGTAGACCTAGTAAAAAAACTAAGGAAAATCATGCGTATAAAGACATTGTTGAGATGGCAATCAATCCGTCAGATTTTATCCTTCATCATCCAAAACAGTATCTAGAACCGAATATGGAACTCGTGCCTTATAATGAAGATTTAACTATTCCCTGGGTATGGGCGTATTCTTTTAAAAAAGATGACACCGTACTTATACCTGAACAAATAGCGTATTATCGTCTTTCAAAGCAAGAAAGATTTTTATATGAAATATCTAATGGATGTGCACTAGGATCTAGTTTAGAAGAAGCTATTTTGAATGGCCTGTTTGAAATAATAGAAAGGGATACATTTTTAGCCACATGGTATGGTCAATTATCAACATCTCAAATAGATATTCAATCATTAACTGATAAAGAATCACTAGGCTTAATAAATAAAATCAGATCTAGAGGCTATCAGGTGTACATTTTTTACATCACAAGGGAAGTACGTGTACCATCAATATGGGTGTTAGCGGTGGGGGAAAAGAAAGGACTTCCTAAGACACACTCTGCAGCGGCTGCAAGTCTTACAGCCGAAGTGGCAATTAGGAATGCACTGTTTGAGCTCTTAACAATGCTACCTTCAGCAGAAACCGATAGTATAAACCGTCATGAAGAAGCTTTAGAAATGCTTAAGAATCCTTTATTGGTTAAACAAATGGATGATCATAGTTTACTATATTCATTAGAAGAATCATTCTATAAGTTTGACTTTTTATTTACAGATAAAAACACTTTATCTATAAAAGACATAAATAGAAAATCATTAGATTTTCAACCAGAGAATTTAACATATAATCTTCAAAAAATAATTGATGAAATAATAAACTTAGGTCACGATGTTATCATTGTTCAGCAAACAACGCCGGAACAGAAAATATTACGTTTCCATACAGTAAAGGTACTTGTTCCTAGCCTTCTACCGATGACATTTGGGCATCAATATAGACGCATTGGTAACGTTGAGCGGTTTAAAAGGTTGAAGGAAGAATATGGGGGGGTTATTCCGGATTTTAACACTGTTTACCCACATCCATTTCCGTGA